A single region of the Desulfonatronum sp. SC1 genome encodes:
- a CDS encoding addiction module protein: MTATVQQILKSASVLSPIDRAELIEKLFLSFDHSEERSVDAAWRHEVEDRFDAYDAGEIEASPAEDVLARISRL; the protein is encoded by the coding sequence ATGACAGCCACCGTTCAACAAATTCTGAAAAGCGCTTCAGTCCTCTCACCGATTGATCGTGCCGAGCTGATCGAGAAACTATTTTTGAGTTTTGATCATTCCGAGGAACGGTCCGTCGATGCAGCCTGGAGGCATGAGGTGGAGGATCGGTTTGATGCCTACGATGCCGGTGAGATTGAGGCTTCCCCGGCTGAGGATGTGCTGGCCAGGATCAGCCGACTATGA
- a CDS encoding type II toxin-antitoxin system RelE/ParE family toxin produces the protein MKLLVLACAEDEFAEAVNYYNGQCPGLGYEFAAEVRRCFERIRRHPDAWPAFTSRTKRCLMNRFPYGVLYRAEGDSIIVGAIMHLKRNPILWRKRAHRAFGDQNRPT, from the coding sequence ATGAAACTGCTCGTCCTTGCTTGCGCCGAAGACGAGTTTGCCGAAGCCGTCAACTATTATAATGGGCAGTGCCCTGGCCTGGGCTACGAGTTCGCCGCCGAGGTCAGGCGGTGTTTCGAAAGAATCCGTCGGCACCCGGACGCTTGGCCCGCATTCACCTCCCGCACCAAGCGGTGCCTGATGAATCGTTTTCCTTATGGAGTGCTGTATAGAGCCGAAGGCGATTCCATAATCGTCGGCGCAATCATGCACCTCAAGCGGAATCCCATACTGTGGCGGAAACGTGCGCATCGTGCATTTGGCGATCAGAACCGCCCAACCTGA
- a CDS encoding DUF4351 domain-containing protein, whose protein sequence is MAPIQDACPIFNSSWERQRILDLFTVIDWLMHLPVDLDKKLGEDIQRIEEEHKMPYVTSIERIGIEKGRAEGQALILQKQLGKRFGNVPGWAEQKILSARPEQLEDWALRVLDGKSVEDVLTVNEGVEGYGGERDGGGRKV, encoded by the coding sequence TTGGCACCGATACAGGATGCTTGTCCCATTTTCAATTCTTCCTGGGAACGCCAGCGCATCCTGGATCTGTTCACGGTCATCGACTGGCTGATGCACTTGCCCGTGGATCTGGACAAGAAGCTTGGCGAGGATATCCAACGAATCGAAGAGGAGCACAAGATGCCGTACGTTACAAGCATTGAGCGGATTGGAATTGAGAAAGGACGAGCAGAGGGACAAGCCCTGATTCTTCAGAAGCAGCTTGGCAAACGATTCGGCAACGTGCCCGGCTGGGCTGAGCAAAAAATCCTGTCCGCACGACCGGAGCAGTTGGAAGACTGGGCCTTGCGGGTGCTGGACGGGAAGTCCGTGGAGGATGTGCTGACGGTCAATGAGGGTGTGGAAGGGTATGGTGGTGAGAGGGACGGAGGGGGCCGGAAAGTATGA